The Branchiostoma floridae strain S238N-H82 chromosome 17, Bfl_VNyyK, whole genome shotgun sequence genome has a window encoding:
- the LOC118404132 gene encoding uncharacterized protein LOC118404132 isoform X1 — MAAQVDVKNYFKIVIKGASNKWEELADELGFDDNEIGVIRDLKRDDDRRCKEMLTRWRNRKGRDATLQVLKKALIDIDQAMVAQSLNGESGIPVPPESGTAVPPGSGADVPSSSGAGVLLGSGADVPLGSGAGPKRTILLVNDEYGTSKGGVSTINYQAGQMLSAANATVYATALWVPKRDQEAADRDGVMLIGPDLLGKKDEPTLDWLTYYHGVHYPNLPKHVDCIIGHAPITNTAARNIWEQRYPLADLMSFNHVLPEDTEYYKGGRKPMEAWKKEEDILDKVNNALAAFSVGKRIYDHFDTMYKADKKPRSHYIFLPKPSEIFMDTNVSPGGEQKVVLCIGRVRKVEKLKGHDLAAESMGQAVKEVKNARLRVRGINEDDWEASKKILEKNLNSPDLNPTLLPYGTQEDIRKDMMTAHLVLMPSRSEPFGLVGLEAIAAGIPVLISNQTGLAEMIMDLIKQKKINDEHRHVIVATSVNDSDRAGDVKRWAERIVDILKYSDSAFKKAARFKRELVESRYWEESHRTFLQACGIST; from the exons ATGGCTGCCCAAG TTGACGTAAAGAACTATTTCAAAATAGTCATCAAAGGAGCCAGTAACAAGTGGGAGGAGCTTGCGGATGAGCTGGGGTTCGACGATAACGAGATAGGTGTCATCCGAGACTTGAAGCGAGACGATGACCGCAGGTGCAAGGAAATGCTGACCAGGTGGAGAAACAGGAAGGGACGTGACGCTACTCTACAGGTTCTGAAGAAGGCACTCATCGACATTGACCAAGCGATGGTAGCACAGAGCTTAAATG GTGAAAGCGGCATTCCTGTTCCACCGGAAAGCGGCACTGCTGTTCCACCGGGAAGCGGCGCTGATGTTCCATCCAGCAGCGGCGCTGGTGTTCTACTAGGAAGCGGCGCCGATGTTCCCCTTGGAAGCGGCGCTG GTCCAAAACGAACCATCTTGTTGGTCAACGACGAGTATGGCACCTCCAAGGGGGGAGTTTCTACCATCAACTACCAGGCGGGCCAAATGCTGAGCGCCGCAAACGCAACCGTGTACGCCACAGCCCTGTGGGTGCCGAAACGAGACCAGGAGGCAGCAGACAGGGACGGCGTGATGCTGATAGGCCCAGATCTGCTAGGTAAGAAGGACGAGCCAACTTTAGACTGGCTGACCTACTACCACGGAGTCCACTACCCAAACCTCCCAAAGCACGTCGACTGCATCATCGGTCATGCTCCCATAACAAATACGGCGGCACGAAACATCTGGGAACAGCGCTACCCACTGGCAGACCTCATGTCGTTCAACCACGTCCTACCCGAGGATACAGAGTACTACAAGGGAGGTCGGAAGCCCATGGAAGCATGGAAGAAAGAGGAGGATATCCTTGATAAAGTCAATAACGCACTGGCAGCTTTCTCGGTGGGCAAACGGATCTATGACCACTTCGACACCATGTACAAGGCAGACAAGAAACCGCGGAGTCACTACATCTTTCTCCCGAAGCCATCCGAGATATTTATGGACACCAATGTGAGTCCTGGAGGAGAGCAAAAAGTCGTCTTGTGTATCGGCAGGGTGAGGAAGGTGGAGAAGCTGAAAGGTCATGACCTCGCAGCAGAGTCCATGGGACAGGCGGTGAAGGAGGTCAAGAACGCCAGGTTACGCGTGCGCGGCATCAACGAGGATGATTGGGAGGCGAGCAAGAAGATCCTGGAGAAAAACCTGAACAGCCCCGATTTGAACCCCACCCTCCTGCCGTACGGAACACAAGAGGACATCAGGAAGGACATGATGACAGCCCACCTGGTCCTGATGCCGTCCCGCTCCGAGCCGTTCGGACTGGTCGGCCTGGAGGCCATCGCGGCGGGCATTCCCGTCCTCATCTCAAACCAGACCGGCCTGGCAGAGATGATCATGGACCTGATCAAACAGAAGAAAATCAACGACGAGCACAGGCACGTCATCGTGGCGACCAGCGTGAACGACTCTGACCGAGCCGGCGATGTGAAGAGGTGGGCTGAAAGAATCGTGGACATCCTCAAGTACAGCGACTCGGCGTTCAAGAAAGCTGCCAGGTTCAAGCGGGAGCTGGTGGAGTCAAGGTACTGGGAGGAATCCCACCGCACCTTCCTGCAGGCCTGCGGCATCTCAACTTGA
- the LOC118404132 gene encoding uncharacterized protein LOC118404132 isoform X2: MAAQVDVKNYFKIVIKGASNKWEELADELGFDDNEIGVIRDLKRDDDRRCKEMLTRWRNRKGRDATLQVLKKALIDIDQAMVAQSLNGESGIPVPPESGTAVPPGSGADVPSSSGAGPKRTILLVNDEYGTSKGGVSTINYQAGQMLSAANATVYATALWVPKRDQEAADRDGVMLIGPDLLGKKDEPTLDWLTYYHGVHYPNLPKHVDCIIGHAPITNTAARNIWEQRYPLADLMSFNHVLPEDTEYYKGGRKPMEAWKKEEDILDKVNNALAAFSVGKRIYDHFDTMYKADKKPRSHYIFLPKPSEIFMDTNVSPGGEQKVVLCIGRVRKVEKLKGHDLAAESMGQAVKEVKNARLRVRGINEDDWEASKKILEKNLNSPDLNPTLLPYGTQEDIRKDMMTAHLVLMPSRSEPFGLVGLEAIAAGIPVLISNQTGLAEMIMDLIKQKKINDEHRHVIVATSVNDSDRAGDVKRWAERIVDILKYSDSAFKKAARFKRELVESRYWEESHRTFLQACGIST; the protein is encoded by the exons ATGGCTGCCCAAG TTGACGTAAAGAACTATTTCAAAATAGTCATCAAAGGAGCCAGTAACAAGTGGGAGGAGCTTGCGGATGAGCTGGGGTTCGACGATAACGAGATAGGTGTCATCCGAGACTTGAAGCGAGACGATGACCGCAGGTGCAAGGAAATGCTGACCAGGTGGAGAAACAGGAAGGGACGTGACGCTACTCTACAGGTTCTGAAGAAGGCACTCATCGACATTGACCAAGCGATGGTAGCACAGAGCTTAAATG GTGAAAGCGGCATTCCTGTTCCACCGGAAAGCGGCACTGCTGTTCCACCGGGAAGCGGCGCTGATGTTCCATCCAGCAGCGGCGCTG GTCCAAAACGAACCATCTTGTTGGTCAACGACGAGTATGGCACCTCCAAGGGGGGAGTTTCTACCATCAACTACCAGGCGGGCCAAATGCTGAGCGCCGCAAACGCAACCGTGTACGCCACAGCCCTGTGGGTGCCGAAACGAGACCAGGAGGCAGCAGACAGGGACGGCGTGATGCTGATAGGCCCAGATCTGCTAGGTAAGAAGGACGAGCCAACTTTAGACTGGCTGACCTACTACCACGGAGTCCACTACCCAAACCTCCCAAAGCACGTCGACTGCATCATCGGTCATGCTCCCATAACAAATACGGCGGCACGAAACATCTGGGAACAGCGCTACCCACTGGCAGACCTCATGTCGTTCAACCACGTCCTACCCGAGGATACAGAGTACTACAAGGGAGGTCGGAAGCCCATGGAAGCATGGAAGAAAGAGGAGGATATCCTTGATAAAGTCAATAACGCACTGGCAGCTTTCTCGGTGGGCAAACGGATCTATGACCACTTCGACACCATGTACAAGGCAGACAAGAAACCGCGGAGTCACTACATCTTTCTCCCGAAGCCATCCGAGATATTTATGGACACCAATGTGAGTCCTGGAGGAGAGCAAAAAGTCGTCTTGTGTATCGGCAGGGTGAGGAAGGTGGAGAAGCTGAAAGGTCATGACCTCGCAGCAGAGTCCATGGGACAGGCGGTGAAGGAGGTCAAGAACGCCAGGTTACGCGTGCGCGGCATCAACGAGGATGATTGGGAGGCGAGCAAGAAGATCCTGGAGAAAAACCTGAACAGCCCCGATTTGAACCCCACCCTCCTGCCGTACGGAACACAAGAGGACATCAGGAAGGACATGATGACAGCCCACCTGGTCCTGATGCCGTCCCGCTCCGAGCCGTTCGGACTGGTCGGCCTGGAGGCCATCGCGGCGGGCATTCCCGTCCTCATCTCAAACCAGACCGGCCTGGCAGAGATGATCATGGACCTGATCAAACAGAAGAAAATCAACGACGAGCACAGGCACGTCATCGTGGCGACCAGCGTGAACGACTCTGACCGAGCCGGCGATGTGAAGAGGTGGGCTGAAAGAATCGTGGACATCCTCAAGTACAGCGACTCGGCGTTCAAGAAAGCTGCCAGGTTCAAGCGGGAGCTGGTGGAGTCAAGGTACTGGGAGGAATCCCACCGCACCTTCCTGCAGGCCTGCGGCATCTCAACTTGA
- the LOC118404386 gene encoding 3-oxoacyl-[acyl-carrier-protein] reductase FabG-like has protein sequence MPDLKDKVAIITGPLQSVPKTLTIFPTRCHLNRLSQVNDTCVLAPPGASSGIGRGTAVEFAQLGAHLALTGRNQENLQATAKACVEAGTPQDKILLVTGDICDEQVQKNLVEQTVQKFGRIDVLVNNAGTAHLATIETTDMAEYDKLMNVNVRSIVALTQLCVPHLTVTKGAIVNVSSVNGMRAFAGLLAYCMSKSAVDQFTRCVALELASKQIRVNSVNPGVIITNVHKSAGLDDETYAKFLEHSKSTHALGRVGEVSEVAKTIAFLASSDASFITGAQIPIDGGRHAMCPR, from the exons ATGCCTGACTTGAAAGATAAGGTTGCTATCATCACGG GACCTCTGCAATCTGTGCCAAAGACCCTTACCATTTTTCCAACTCGATGCCACTTGAATCGACTTAGTCAAGTGAATGATACCTGTGTTCTTGCCCCTCCAGGTGCGAGCTCCGGGATCGGGAGGGGGACAGCTGTGGAATTTGCCCAGCTGGGAGCGCACCTGGCTCTGACTGGGAGGAACCAGGAAAACCTGCAGGCCACAGCAAAGGCCTGTGTGGAGGCAGGGACTCCACAAGACAag ATTCTGCTTGTGACAGGAGACATCTGTGATGAACAAGTGCAGAAAAACCTGGTGGAACAAACTGTGCAGAAGTTTGGCAGGATAGATGTCCTG GTAAACAATGCTGGTACTGCCCACCTGGCAACCATAGAGACAACAGATATGGCAGAATACGACAAACTCATGAACGTGAATGTACGCAGTATTGTGGCCCTGACTCAGCTGTGTGTACCACATCTCACAGTAACAAAAG GTGCCATTGTGAATGTGTCCAGTGTCAACGGGATGCGAGCG TTTGCCGGGCTTCTGGCCTACTGTATGAGCAAGTCAGCTGTGGACCAGTTCACAAGATGTGTGGCTCTTG AACTGGCTTCCAAGCAAATCAGAGTCAACTCTGTCAA CCCCGGAGTGATTATAACTAATGTTCACAAAAGTGCAGGTTTGGATGACGAAACATATGCCAAG TTTCTGGAACATTCCAAGTCGACCCACGCCCTGGGTAGGGTCGGGGAAGTTTCAGAAGTAGCGAAGACCATCGCCTTCCTGGCCTCTTCGGATGCATCCTTCATTACTGGGGCTCAGATCCCCATAGATGGTGGCAGGCACGCCATGTGTCCGCGTTAA